A stretch of the Prochlorococcus marinus str. MIT 0918 genome encodes the following:
- a CDS encoding phycobilisome rod-core linker polypeptide, with the protein MPFISKHQFEIKLSDISDRASFSYGKTRASGSKDTSYIMHIRSACMPGQEQLFVNTSKSNSSDAYSAIQSRSLYKRERYIKQRNSIGLKYTHTANKLFTYKKFSPFSDQSLQIAIIASYKQIFGNIHIMQSQRLIDLERRLRNGDIPIREFIRGLAQSNLYRSNFFEKVSQTRFIELNFMHLLGRPLLNIKELQNNISLIKKIGFQGHIDTLINSLEYEEFFGADTVPYQRCWNSPCGSKTSSFIKTASFRKGFATSDSVIYN; encoded by the coding sequence ATGCCATTTATTTCAAAACATCAATTCGAAATTAAATTATCAGATATTAGCGATCGAGCATCATTTAGCTATGGGAAAACAAGGGCTTCTGGAAGCAAAGACACTTCATATATTATGCATATAAGAAGTGCATGCATGCCTGGTCAAGAACAATTATTTGTAAATACCTCTAAATCAAATTCAAGCGATGCATACTCTGCAATACAGTCAAGATCACTCTATAAAAGGGAAAGGTATATAAAACAAAGAAATAGTATTGGCCTTAAATATACACATACTGCAAATAAGTTATTTACTTATAAAAAATTTTCTCCTTTCAGTGATCAATCTCTTCAAATAGCTATTATTGCATCATATAAGCAAATATTTGGGAATATACATATCATGCAAAGTCAAAGATTGATAGATCTTGAAAGACGCTTAAGAAATGGAGATATACCAATTAGAGAATTCATAAGAGGCTTAGCACAATCAAACTTGTATCGTTCCAACTTTTTTGAAAAAGTAAGTCAAACAAGATTTATAGAGCTTAATTTTATGCATTTATTAGGAAGGCCACTCCTTAACATTAAAGAGCTTCAAAATAATATTAGTTTAATTAAGAAAATAGGATTTCAAGGTCATATAGATACTTTAATTAATTCATTAGAATATGAAGAATTCTTTGGAGCAGATACAGTCCCTTATCAAAGGTGTTGGAACTCCCCATGTGGAAGCAAGACATCAAGTTTTATAAAAACAGCTTCATTTAGAAAAGGTTTTGCTACAAGTGATAGCGTAATTTATAATTAG
- a CDS encoding PucC family protein, with protein MLNRIMITELAFPALLVGGGLAFEQLVAPTRVLFGNISDRWPIRGRRRTPYIYIGSIAFCSLAVLSIPIIFSTGKALQQGSWETITLSVIGLCTLFALYGLAISMSTTPYLALVIDLTTEKERPKAVGIIWCMLTIGIVVGAIAISITTKNLDGITDPALLQPTLQKFMLRVSSIIFLIVLTSCWGIEPKGLNKNELGDRKNKEIGLKSAWSLITSSKQIFIFFSFLICYTLGLFLQDPILESFGAEVFNLPISKTTLLNAYWGIGTLFGLLIGGLLIIPKIGKFSSAKLGCWMIAMSLGLLIISGAVENSNLLFSVLFIFGISAGIATNSALSLMLDLTLPEVAGTFVGVWGLAQALSRAMGKLAGGGLLTLGRAFINNPMASFSFVFSIEIVIIIISIYLLNNVSINRFKKDTSAKMEAIMMSELDS; from the coding sequence ATGCTCAATCGAATTATGATTACTGAGCTAGCATTCCCTGCATTACTTGTAGGCGGAGGATTGGCTTTTGAGCAACTAGTTGCTCCTACACGGGTACTTTTTGGGAATATCTCAGATAGATGGCCAATTAGAGGCAGAAGAAGAACTCCATATATTTATATAGGGTCTATAGCTTTTTGTTCTTTAGCTGTATTATCAATACCCATAATTTTCTCAACTGGAAAAGCATTACAACAAGGTTCATGGGAGACAATTACATTAAGTGTAATTGGCTTATGTACATTATTTGCATTGTATGGATTAGCCATATCAATGTCTACTACGCCTTATTTAGCTCTGGTTATTGATCTAACAACTGAAAAAGAAAGGCCTAAAGCTGTTGGTATAATTTGGTGCATGTTAACAATCGGGATTGTAGTTGGGGCTATTGCAATTTCAATTACAACTAAAAATTTAGATGGGATAACTGATCCAGCACTATTACAACCAACACTTCAAAAATTTATGCTTAGAGTAAGTAGTATAATATTTTTAATTGTATTAACTTCATGTTGGGGTATAGAGCCAAAAGGCTTAAATAAAAATGAACTAGGTGACCGTAAAAATAAAGAAATAGGATTAAAATCTGCCTGGTCTTTAATTACCTCTAGTAAACAAATTTTTATTTTCTTTAGCTTTTTGATTTGTTATACCTTAGGACTTTTTCTCCAAGATCCTATACTTGAAAGCTTTGGAGCGGAAGTATTTAATTTACCTATTTCTAAGACTACTTTACTTAATGCTTATTGGGGTATAGGAACACTTTTTGGACTATTAATAGGAGGGTTATTAATTATACCTAAAATAGGAAAATTCTCTTCGGCAAAACTTGGCTGTTGGATGATTGCTATGTCTTTAGGGCTATTAATTATAAGTGGTGCAGTAGAAAATAGTAATTTACTCTTTAGTGTTTTATTTATTTTCGGCATATCAGCAGGAATAGCAACAAATAGTGCTTTATCTCTAATGCTTGACCTTACTTTACCAGAGGTTGCTGGAACATTTGTGGGAGTATGGGGGCTTGCTCAGGCTCTATCTAGGGCTATGGGGAAATTAGCTGGCGGTGGATTATTAACTTTAGGAAGGGCCTTTATAAATAATCCTATGGCCTCATTCTCTTTTGTTTTCTCAATAGAAATAGTAATTATTATCATATCTATATATCTACTTAACAATGTAAGTATCAATAGGTTTAAAAAAGATACTTCTGCAAAAATGGAAGCTATAATGATGTCTGAATTAGATAGTTAA
- a CDS encoding FGGY-family carbohydrate kinase, protein MKEKDLVLGIDLGTSGVRLAIINNNQKLIYSASEHYLKGLEHAKDWSNTCKSLILKIPSEIKSRLIACSIDGTSGTLLGCDYEGNPIGLAIPYYNQCINKYTKLEKLFNKKSSWFYTNSSIARAFHLIDKYGKDILLRHQADWISGWFLDDWSWGEEGNNIRFGLNLMKKSWPNKLKDLGWNKSLPIIVPSGSLIGEIAPSKAKELGLPSSLKIIAGTTDSNASVLATDATSSDGITVLGSTIVIKRFVKHPLKGVGITNHLVGGRWLAGGASNTGCIILKKFFNDQLLAELSRQIDPETNSGLSYLPLTTEGERFPINDPFLRPILEPRPISDSLYLHGILEGLAKIEALGWEKISEVTLDNPKKIITIGGGSRNPQWRRIRERMIGVPIHTCTNQPAEGVARLALKTMS, encoded by the coding sequence ATGAAAGAAAAAGATTTAGTACTAGGAATTGACCTGGGGACTAGTGGTGTTCGACTAGCAATTATTAATAACAATCAAAAGCTTATATACAGCGCTTCAGAACACTATTTAAAAGGGTTAGAACATGCTAAAGACTGGTCAAATACCTGCAAATCACTTATTCTAAAAATACCTTCTGAAATAAAAAGTAGACTAATAGCCTGTTCTATAGACGGAACCTCAGGGACACTTTTAGGGTGCGACTATGAAGGTAATCCAATAGGATTAGCCATTCCTTACTATAATCAATGTATTAATAAATATACTAAGCTTGAGAAACTTTTCAATAAAAAATCTAGCTGGTTTTATACAAACAGCTCTATAGCAAGAGCTTTTCATCTTATTGATAAATATGGTAAAGATATATTATTAAGACACCAGGCAGATTGGATAAGTGGTTGGTTTTTAGATGATTGGTCTTGGGGTGAAGAAGGTAACAATATTCGATTTGGTTTGAATTTAATGAAGAAGTCTTGGCCTAACAAGTTAAAAGATCTTGGCTGGAATAAGTCATTACCAATTATTGTCCCAAGTGGAAGTTTGATTGGAGAAATTGCACCTAGCAAAGCAAAAGAATTAGGCTTACCTAGTTCGCTTAAAATAATTGCTGGGACTACTGATTCTAATGCCTCAGTACTTGCAACAGATGCAACATCTTCTGATGGAATAACTGTCTTAGGAAGCACCATAGTCATTAAACGCTTTGTTAAACATCCGCTCAAAGGTGTAGGAATTACAAACCATCTAGTTGGAGGTAGATGGCTTGCAGGAGGTGCTTCAAATACTGGTTGTATTATTCTAAAAAAATTCTTTAATGATCAATTATTAGCTGAATTATCTAGACAAATTGATCCAGAAACAAATAGCGGTCTTTCCTATCTTCCATTAACAACAGAAGGGGAAAGGTTCCCAATTAACGATCCTTTTTTAAGGCCCATTCTAGAACCAAGGCCAATCAGTGATTCTTTATATCTCCATGGGATCCTAGAAGGGCTGGCTAAAATAGAAGCCCTAGGTTGGGAAAAAATTTCAGAGGTTACATTAGATAATCCCAAAAAGATCATTACTATCGGAGGTGGCTCTAGGAATCCACAATGGAGGCGCATTAGAGAAAGGATGATTGGTGTCCCTATACACACCTGCACAAATCAACCAGCAGAAGGGGTTGCACGTCTAGCCTTAAAAACAATGTCATAA
- a CDS encoding chromophore lyase CpcT/CpeT: MSKIISDESSEIVFLNMLCGKFSNKIQSFNSPSLFAHINIYFRQLPSSLLKGLSIYSEQSYDYSPWEPYRQAVHELSIKDNILILKNYKILNQERIAGGGFRSELLKSIKKDKLLLRKSCEMNFIEIKANTYYGYLNKNYKCIIEKDGKETYLLSKVFLDKDKFISLDEGFDLKTNRKIWGSEHGPLEFNRVLETP; encoded by the coding sequence GTGTCAAAGATAATTTCTGATGAATCCTCTGAAATAGTATTTCTGAATATGTTATGTGGTAAATTTAGCAATAAAATTCAATCATTTAATTCCCCAAGTTTATTTGCTCATATTAATATTTACTTTAGGCAATTACCCTCATCATTATTAAAAGGTTTAAGCATATACTCTGAACAAAGCTATGATTACTCTCCATGGGAACCATATAGACAAGCAGTTCATGAATTATCAATAAAAGATAATATTCTAATATTAAAGAATTATAAGATCTTAAATCAGGAGCGAATTGCAGGAGGGGGGTTTAGATCAGAACTTTTAAAGTCAATTAAAAAAGATAAACTATTGCTAAGAAAAAGTTGTGAGATGAATTTCATTGAAATTAAAGCTAATACATATTATGGATATCTTAATAAGAATTATAAATGTATAATCGAAAAAGATGGCAAGGAAACATACCTTTTAAGCAAAGTATTTCTTGATAAAGATAAATTTATTAGCCTCGATGAAGGTTTTGATCTTAAAACGAATAGAAAGATTTGGGGGTCAGAACATGGTCCATTAGAATTCAATCGTGTTTTAGAAACTCCTTAA
- a CDS encoding phycobiliprotein lyase — protein sequence MEIEEFINKSEGEWNSMRSGHSLAFKQFEEIVSHIKITKLKQDDSQVQYYLNKSQYSQRTPTCPFKIEWEGISDWSDKDDFKGSSLLIPIQNKSNSGMILKSLGYAEKIESISNYHFLSDCTLILSTEYEETVAEERIWFINSNLRCRSSVIKSLKNKSILQTSFASELRKIF from the coding sequence ATGGAGATTGAAGAGTTTATCAATAAAAGTGAGGGCGAATGGAATTCAATGAGAAGTGGACATTCACTTGCTTTCAAGCAATTTGAAGAGATTGTCAGCCATATAAAAATCACAAAACTTAAACAAGATGATTCTCAAGTCCAGTATTATCTAAATAAGAGTCAATATTCACAAAGGACACCTACTTGCCCCTTCAAAATAGAGTGGGAAGGAATTTCTGACTGGTCAGACAAAGATGATTTTAAAGGTTCTAGCCTTTTAATCCCTATACAAAATAAATCCAACTCAGGAATGATATTAAAAAGCCTAGGTTATGCTGAAAAGATTGAATCAATTTCGAATTATCATTTCCTATCAGATTGCACACTAATATTATCAACAGAATACGAGGAAACAGTCGCTGAAGAGAGAATATGGTTTATTAATAGTAATTTAAGATGTCGATCATCAGTAATTAAATCATTAAAAAATAAATCTATTCTGCAAACCTCATTTGCTTCTGAATTACGTAAAATATTTTAA